A window of Shewanella mesophila contains these coding sequences:
- the pglZ gene encoding BREX-1 system phosphatase PglZ type B, with protein MLVVNYLIEQLRNSATFNKSVQVAPAAILWTDIDCQWQSAMPYIKQQLPELIELGEYKPEERTGPAIWVKCAIAGVLEDCQLPASKTPIIYLPGVGRKDLRAIEQCPDYLRPLAELQYRGCWWAYNSAGRDWSVSSFLTNPNVGLGLDLAKDKKTLDAIIQVLPDILESPAERLQGKKLTADEFYAIVLNDPAKDILAWLNNPQEKESQWQGNKWDIFKQSCAQNYGFTPTQTQLNIPLSLLCGADGAWQSVWQRFIDTASNLPLLVKRLADVEPSGLAFEAQHYLFENNRDERAIESELKALKDKMRVDIAAVITRLWSEQHQRQSWVWAQLGLSPWLAILAELKAVLEHTEISFNGSSPQAMAEFYQERFWQADASSIAAMAKAQDIHQQEVIADVLAVIYTPWLEQVTLNFQTLVEQRGYPGDNQIKESTSHYTVGGEVIFFVDGLRFDTAKLLEVKLSRLGLNIDLTTQWAALPSLTATAKAAVTPVADLLSGLQDNENFTPVLLGTESEFSAYQFKKALAEKGWQYLEGLETGEPDGYAWVQTGDLDNMGHAQQRKMPLHIDAVLNDVAARIEGLLNAGWKRIKVVTDHGWLWVPNKLAEASIPKTSVKKRLTRCAILKDNMSSSGLTVPWHWNPSVTVAMAPGIAGYIGGDYYNHGGLSLQECLTPVLNASA; from the coding sequence ATGTTAGTTGTTAATTATTTAATCGAGCAGTTACGAAACTCAGCAACTTTTAATAAGTCAGTTCAAGTAGCACCTGCTGCCATTTTGTGGACAGACATTGATTGCCAATGGCAATCCGCAATGCCATACATCAAGCAGCAGTTGCCTGAACTAATTGAACTCGGTGAATACAAACCCGAAGAGCGTACAGGCCCAGCGATTTGGGTTAAGTGTGCGATTGCGGGTGTGTTAGAGGATTGCCAATTACCTGCGAGTAAAACGCCAATTATCTATTTACCTGGAGTAGGGCGCAAAGATTTACGTGCCATTGAGCAGTGCCCTGATTATTTGCGTCCGCTTGCAGAGTTGCAATACCGTGGTTGCTGGTGGGCGTATAATTCGGCTGGTCGTGATTGGAGCGTATCGTCATTTTTGACCAATCCCAATGTCGGTTTAGGCCTAGATTTAGCTAAAGATAAAAAAACCTTAGATGCGATAATTCAGGTGTTGCCGGATATTCTTGAATCACCGGCAGAACGGTTACAAGGTAAAAAATTAACTGCCGATGAGTTTTATGCCATTGTATTAAATGATCCTGCTAAAGATATTTTGGCTTGGCTGAATAACCCCCAAGAGAAAGAGTCGCAATGGCAAGGTAATAAATGGGACATTTTCAAGCAGTCTTGTGCTCAAAATTACGGTTTTACACCGACTCAGACTCAACTGAATATCCCATTAAGTTTGTTATGTGGAGCGGACGGAGCTTGGCAAAGTGTGTGGCAGCGCTTTATTGATACTGCATCTAACCTCCCTCTACTAGTTAAGCGTTTAGCTGATGTTGAGCCATCAGGCTTAGCGTTTGAGGCGCAGCATTACTTATTTGAGAATAACCGCGATGAACGTGCTATTGAGAGCGAGCTTAAAGCGCTAAAAGATAAGATGCGTGTTGATATTGCCGCCGTCATCACTCGATTATGGAGCGAACAACACCAACGCCAATCTTGGGTTTGGGCACAATTAGGTTTATCTCCATGGTTAGCAATATTAGCTGAGTTAAAAGCTGTGCTGGAGCATACAGAAATTTCCTTTAATGGCTCGTCACCTCAAGCAATGGCAGAGTTTTACCAAGAACGATTTTGGCAAGCTGATGCTTCGTCCATTGCCGCCATGGCTAAGGCGCAAGATATCCACCAACAAGAGGTGATTGCTGATGTATTAGCGGTTATTTATACACCTTGGTTAGAGCAGGTGACATTGAATTTTCAAACCTTGGTGGAGCAAAGAGGCTACCCTGGTGATAATCAAATTAAAGAGTCTACATCTCATTATACTGTTGGCGGTGAAGTGATCTTTTTTGTTGATGGCTTGCGTTTTGATACCGCGAAATTATTAGAAGTTAAGTTAAGTCGGCTTGGCCTTAATATCGACTTAACCACGCAATGGGCGGCACTGCCATCGTTAACTGCGACGGCTAAAGCTGCGGTTACGCCGGTGGCAGATCTATTGTCGGGCCTTCAAGATAATGAAAACTTTACACCCGTTCTATTAGGTACAGAGTCTGAGTTTTCTGCTTATCAGTTTAAAAAAGCCTTAGCTGAAAAAGGTTGGCAATATTTAGAGGGTTTAGAAACCGGTGAACCCGATGGTTATGCCTGGGTGCAAACGGGCGACTTAGATAATATGGGGCATGCTCAGCAACGTAAAATGCCATTGCATATTGATGCTGTGCTTAATGATGTTGCTGCTCGAATAGAAGGGCTTTTGAATGCTGGATGGAAGCGAATTAAGGTTGTAACAGATCACGGCTGGCTTTGGGTGCCGAACAAGTTGGCTGAGGCGAGTATCCCTAAAACATCGGTGAAAAAACGCTTAACTCGTTGCGCTATTTTGAAAGACAATATGAGCTCATCTGGGTTAACGGTTCCTTGGCATTGGAACCCAAGTGTCACAGTTGCGATGGCTCCAGGCATTGCAGGTTATATCGGTGGGGATTACTACAATCACGGTGGTTTGAGCCTTCAAGAGTGCTTAACGCCAGTGCTTAACGCCAGTGCTTAA
- a CDS encoding DUF262 domain-containing protein, whose product MSKNITGAEYALSKIFSSDFDYEIPPYQRPYAWTTEQAGELFDDLYDFYQHEAEESYFLGSIVLVKEENKPHSQVIDGQQRLTTLTILIAALTSLMEDDEARNECFTYIQEPGKKFQGIPAKPRLALRQRDREFFANTVQTLKFDELANIDEATLENESQVNIRKNALLLQTKLRKALVREQSLINFGVFLMTRCFLVAVTSPSQQSAFRVFSVLNNRGLDLLPSDLIKADAIGKIAEQKRDEFNDTWEAIEVETGRDGLNDLLTYIRMIYAKNKAKRALLEEFKEHVLIKTPEPETLINDIIMPYADAYLIARDCAYQSTDNAGEINQVLYWLNKIDNSDWLPVAISYLAKFGTDSNAVLDFIIRLERLAAKLHICAANINQRIERYADVLDCIERSDSSDVESINLTQAEAQEFVDVINGNVYHLTARRRNYLILRTDSFLTDGAAKYEHSVLTIEHVLPQTVEVGSDWDNNWPDDEERDKWTHRLANLVPLTQRRNSQASNFDFERKKTAYFGGKSGISSYVLTTQVLNEPIWTPEVLERRQQELVDLCKQRWNLDVSC is encoded by the coding sequence GTGTCTAAAAACATTACTGGGGCAGAGTATGCCCTTTCTAAAATTTTTAGTTCAGATTTCGATTATGAAATCCCTCCGTATCAGCGCCCTTATGCTTGGACGACAGAACAAGCAGGCGAGCTATTCGACGACCTGTACGATTTTTATCAACATGAAGCCGAGGAAAGTTATTTCCTCGGAAGTATTGTTTTGGTGAAAGAGGAAAATAAACCACATTCGCAGGTTATTGATGGTCAACAGCGGCTTACAACATTAACTATATTGATCGCCGCATTGACTTCGTTGATGGAAGATGACGAAGCACGGAACGAATGCTTTACCTACATTCAGGAGCCAGGAAAGAAATTTCAGGGTATTCCAGCAAAACCTCGTTTGGCACTTCGACAGCGTGATCGAGAGTTTTTTGCTAATACAGTTCAAACACTGAAGTTTGATGAGCTTGCTAATATTGATGAAGCTACTTTGGAGAATGAGTCTCAGGTCAACATTCGCAAAAATGCTTTGCTACTTCAGACTAAGCTACGTAAGGCGCTTGTTAGAGAGCAGTCTCTAATCAACTTTGGCGTGTTCTTAATGACGCGTTGTTTTTTGGTTGCAGTGACATCGCCAAGCCAACAGTCTGCATTTCGTGTTTTTTCTGTCTTGAATAACCGTGGTTTAGATCTTCTACCTTCAGATCTCATTAAAGCTGATGCTATAGGCAAGATTGCGGAGCAAAAACGAGATGAATTTAACGATACGTGGGAAGCGATTGAAGTAGAAACTGGTCGAGACGGTCTAAATGATCTTCTCACCTATATTCGAATGATTTATGCCAAAAATAAGGCAAAAAGAGCGTTACTTGAAGAGTTTAAAGAACACGTTTTAATAAAAACACCAGAGCCTGAAACGCTAATCAACGACATCATAATGCCATACGCTGATGCGTACCTAATAGCGCGTGATTGCGCTTATCAATCTACAGATAATGCTGGAGAAATTAACCAGGTACTTTATTGGTTGAACAAGATTGATAACTCAGACTGGTTACCTGTAGCTATAAGCTACCTTGCTAAATTTGGAACAGATAGTAATGCAGTGTTGGATTTCATCATTCGTCTGGAGCGTTTAGCTGCAAAGCTACATATATGCGCGGCTAACATTAACCAACGTATTGAGCGTTATGCCGATGTGCTTGATTGTATCGAGAGGTCTGACTCGTCAGATGTAGAATCTATAAATCTAACACAAGCTGAAGCACAAGAGTTCGTTGACGTTATTAACGGAAACGTTTATCACCTAACGGCTCGAAGACGTAATTACCTTATTCTTAGAACCGATTCTTTCCTTACCGATGGGGCTGCTAAGTACGAGCATTCTGTACTCACTATAGAGCATGTACTACCACAAACAGTAGAAGTCGGGAGTGATTGGGATAACAACTGGCCTGATGACGAAGAGAGAGATAAGTGGACACATCGCTTGGCTAACCTTGTTCCTTTGACACAAAGGAGGAACTCTCAAGCTTCAAATTTTGATTTTGAGCGCAAGAAAACCGCATATTTCGGCGGTAAAAGCGGAATCTCGTCCTATGTGTTGACGACGCAGGTTCTAAATGAACCAATATGGACGCCTGAAGTACTAGAACGCCGCCAACAAGAATTAGTAGACCTTTGCAAACAACGTTGGAACCTTGATGTTAGTTGTTAA
- a CDS encoding Eco57I restriction-modification methylase domain-containing protein — MRSSLDKTLRKKLEITVEKAREVVEAAVTDALTRLGVADTQAPSYLSDDERKLRNTLRAHARQLGDKLVGSEQETESLVNEMAYEHWHRMLFARYLEQNNLLMYEGTPVTLDECNELAEEEPDCKDGWELAGRLAQKMLPQIFRADSPVFEIKLSINHINTLENLIAELDLATFQAQDSLGWCYQFWQNKKKKQVNESGVKIGAKELSPVTQLFTEPYMVSFLLDNALGAWWAKRRLSSDDLIRANSEQELRELAAIPGVPLEYLRFVKDESANSEDKSAYSEQNEGSWKSAAGDFDKWPEHLSELKTLDPCCGSGHFLVAVFLMLVPMRMHLEGLTAKEAVNAVLQDNIHGLELDQRCVELAAFALALEAWRYPGAGGYRVLPELQLACSGMSITEAQKEWKDLAKGDEALSDAISWMQNTFKDAPTLGSLIDPNKALKVDGTPPWELLQSAMANKSDASSEAKATAQGLAKAAGLLADKYQWVVTNVPYLGRGLQERKLQVHCELYFEDSKSDLSTVFLERCIEQCGRFGESSIVLPQNWLFLASYKKVREKLLTNKTWNLIARLGAGAFETISGEVVQAILISINNQKPESSKNFYDVNLSQHVGSNGKSIALANCQFDLLNQAQQLKNPNSRVMAYKSESAYLKSFCSTYKGLCLGDAERFSFAFWEITTSPSWIFMQGSFPGTSTYGGLNNIIKWQNGNGDFHRYVEERLGERVSSWIRGLDAWGKNGIMLRVMGDLPATLYRGNTYNNNVSTIIPNDEDDLEAIWSFCSSEEYCKEVRNINQKPSITDDSFLHVPFEIEKWSKIAEEKYPNGLPQPYTDDPTQWIFHGHPCASVVWDEETKTTAVGELRQEYTVLQVAVARLLGYQWPAELDEDMELAPQMRQVMLKNADFDGLVDDDGIVCIPAIRGEMNAVKRIEAILQKAYGSAWSNSVEANLLKAVKSTSIDDWLRDKFFEQHCKLFQHRPFIWQIWDGLKDGFSALVNYHKLDYKGLERLIYTYLDDWISTQKRGIADGIDGADIRLSAAENLKTQLEAILAGEKGLDIFVRWKPLAEQPIGWHPDLNDGVRLNIRPFMLAKDVGKKGAGVLRGKPNIHWKKDRGTDVASAPWFDLGPVYGEKEGSRINDHHLTLAEKKAAREAKESSGV; from the coding sequence ATGCGCAGTTCACTCGATAAAACATTACGTAAAAAATTAGAGATTACAGTTGAAAAAGCTCGTGAGGTGGTTGAAGCCGCAGTCACAGATGCACTAACACGACTAGGCGTTGCTGATACCCAAGCACCCAGCTATTTATCCGATGATGAGCGTAAGCTGCGTAACACTTTACGCGCCCATGCCCGCCAGTTAGGCGATAAGCTCGTGGGTAGCGAACAAGAAACCGAGTCACTGGTTAATGAAATGGCCTACGAGCATTGGCATCGCATGCTGTTTGCTCGTTATCTCGAGCAAAATAATCTGCTCATGTATGAAGGCACCCCGGTAACACTGGATGAGTGCAACGAGCTTGCCGAAGAAGAACCTGATTGTAAAGACGGTTGGGAGCTAGCGGGCCGTTTAGCACAAAAAATGTTGCCGCAAATCTTCCGTGCCGACTCGCCTGTATTCGAGATTAAGCTATCCATCAACCATATCAATACCCTCGAAAACCTCATCGCTGAGTTAGATTTAGCTACTTTCCAAGCCCAAGACAGCCTAGGTTGGTGTTATCAGTTTTGGCAAAATAAAAAGAAAAAACAGGTTAATGAGTCTGGGGTAAAGATTGGTGCCAAAGAGCTAAGCCCTGTTACTCAGTTATTTACCGAGCCTTATATGGTGTCGTTTTTACTCGATAATGCCCTCGGTGCCTGGTGGGCTAAACGCCGCTTGAGCAGTGATGATTTAATCCGCGCTAACAGCGAACAAGAGCTACGTGAACTTGCCGCTATTCCTGGTGTTCCACTTGAGTATCTGCGCTTTGTTAAGGATGAAAGTGCCAACAGCGAAGATAAAAGTGCCTACAGCGAACAGAATGAGGGGAGCTGGAAGAGTGCTGCGGGTGATTTTGACAAATGGCCTGAGCATTTAAGTGAGTTGAAAACCCTCGATCCCTGTTGTGGTTCAGGTCACTTTTTGGTGGCAGTGTTTTTAATGTTAGTACCGATGCGCATGCATCTTGAAGGCTTAACGGCTAAAGAAGCGGTCAATGCGGTATTGCAAGATAACATCCATGGCCTAGAGCTAGATCAACGCTGTGTGGAGTTGGCAGCGTTTGCATTAGCGCTTGAAGCTTGGCGTTACCCTGGTGCTGGCGGTTATCGTGTGTTGCCGGAGTTGCAACTCGCCTGTTCAGGTATGTCGATTACTGAGGCACAAAAAGAATGGAAAGATTTAGCTAAAGGAGATGAAGCACTTTCTGATGCTATTTCTTGGATGCAAAATACATTTAAAGATGCGCCAACCTTGGGGAGTTTGATAGATCCTAACAAAGCTTTAAAAGTTGACGGAACTCCACCTTGGGAGTTGTTACAGTCAGCAATGGCAAATAAGTCTGACGCTAGTAGCGAAGCAAAGGCTACAGCGCAAGGATTAGCTAAGGCTGCTGGTTTGCTGGCTGATAAATATCAGTGGGTTGTAACTAATGTGCCTTATTTAGGTCGTGGACTTCAAGAAAGGAAGTTACAGGTACATTGTGAGCTTTATTTTGAAGATTCCAAAAGTGACTTATCAACTGTTTTTTTGGAAAGATGCATTGAACAATGCGGTCGTTTTGGAGAATCAAGCATAGTTCTGCCTCAAAACTGGTTGTTTCTTGCGTCCTATAAAAAAGTTCGTGAAAAGCTTCTTACAAACAAAACTTGGAACTTGATAGCTAGATTAGGTGCTGGGGCATTTGAGACAATATCAGGTGAAGTTGTTCAAGCAATTTTAATTTCCATCAATAATCAAAAACCAGAATCATCAAAAAACTTTTATGATGTAAACTTGAGCCAACATGTGGGTAGTAATGGCAAGTCAATTGCACTTGCTAATTGTCAATTTGACTTATTGAATCAGGCTCAACAACTTAAAAATCCAAACTCAAGAGTAATGGCATACAAAAGTGAATCTGCTTACTTGAAGTCATTTTGCAGCACTTATAAAGGCTTATGCTTAGGAGATGCTGAACGGTTTTCATTTGCATTTTGGGAAATCACTACATCGCCATCTTGGATATTCATGCAGGGCAGCTTTCCAGGTACATCTACTTATGGTGGTCTAAATAACATTATTAAGTGGCAGAATGGAAACGGTGATTTTCATCGTTATGTTGAAGAAAGACTCGGAGAAAGAGTTAGTTCATGGATTCGTGGTCTTGATGCATGGGGCAAAAATGGAATAATGCTAAGGGTTATGGGCGATCTACCTGCAACCTTGTATCGAGGAAACACATATAACAATAATGTCAGCACCATAATTCCTAATGATGAGGATGACTTAGAGGCTATTTGGTCTTTTTGCTCAAGCGAAGAGTATTGTAAGGAAGTTAGAAATATTAATCAGAAACCAAGTATTACTGATGATTCCTTTTTGCACGTTCCATTTGAAATTGAGAAATGGTCAAAAATAGCTGAAGAAAAATATCCCAACGGCCTCCCACAACCATACACAGATGACCCAACCCAATGGATCTTCCATGGTCATCCATGTGCCTCTGTAGTTTGGGATGAAGAAACTAAAACCACCGCTGTTGGCGAATTACGCCAGGAATACACCGTACTGCAAGTCGCTGTTGCACGCTTACTTGGTTACCAATGGCCTGCTGAGTTAGACGAAGACATGGAACTGGCACCTCAAATGCGCCAGGTGATGCTAAAAAATGCTGATTTTGATGGCCTAGTCGATGACGATGGTATCGTCTGTATTCCTGCTATTCGTGGTGAAATGAACGCGGTAAAACGTATAGAGGCAATATTACAAAAAGCCTATGGCTCAGCCTGGTCAAACTCGGTTGAAGCTAATCTACTTAAGGCAGTGAAGTCCACCAGCATAGATGATTGGCTGCGAGATAAGTTTTTTGAACAACATTGTAAGCTGTTCCAGCATAGACCCTTTATCTGGCAAATCTGGGATGGCTTAAAAGATGGCTTTTCGGCATTAGTGAATTACCACAAGCTCGACTATAAAGGCCTTGAACGTCTTATCTATACTTACCTCGATGACTGGATAAGCACCCAAAAGCGCGGTATCGCCGATGGTATCGATGGGGCAGACATTCGTTTGTCTGCTGCTGAAAACCTAAAGACACAACTCGAGGCAATCTTAGCTGGTGAAAAAGGCTTAGATATCTTTGTTCGCTGGAAACCATTAGCAGAGCAACCTATTGGTTGGCACCCAGATCTGAATGATGGGGTACGTCTCAACATCCGCCCATTTATGCTAGCGAAAGATGTGGGTAAAAAAGGCGCAGGTGTACTGCGTGGTAAGCCAAACATCCACTGGAAAAAAGACCGAGGTACAGATGTAGCTTCCGCTCCATGGTTTGACCTTGGCCCAGTTTACGGTGAGAAAGAGGGTAGTCGTATTAACGATCATCACCTTACGCTTGCTGAAAAGAAAGCGGCTAGGGAAGCTAAGGAGTCTTCAGGTGTCTAA
- the brxC gene encoding BREX system P-loop protein BrxC has translation MLNREIFINDPINSRLANNGVAQVKDDHSKAALETLEYELRTFVCDGAYAKGMDSILSHYLSAVKTNSEQPGVWISGFFGSGKSHLAKMLRTLWTNQTLNDGSNARSVVELPPHIAAHFDELSSLAINHGGLHAASGTLGAGVRDQVRMAFLGIIFKSVGLPEQYHLARFVMWLKAEGVLAQVQQYVKTHAKAKDGVDSWDKELKNLHVSPILHTAILDAIPGFASDAKEVREMLRSQYTIVKDVTNDEMVSALVDAISVDGELPLTLVVLDEVQQYISDDAQRAFDVQEVVETCSGASALKSKLLFIATGQSALSGMSNLQRLLGRFQVPVQLEDTDVDSVIRKVILQKKSSAEAQVQAVIDNNLGEISRHLRGSTIEHNKDDEKWMVKDYPLLPVRRRFWERILPALDKTGTGSQLRNQLRVVHEAVKNTAEKELGYVVPADFIYDQIATNLLQTGVISKDIYETISRKKAGNGDEQLQGRLLSLILLISKLPSDIEYGIHSTVDSLADLLLEDLQQDKHKLRPIVPKMLQVLEDEHLIMSMETTVGQEYRLQTVESQAWYDEFRRQESDLIGNPQMLESYRSKELQTYVRQQIAQARITQGSVAESRMITAIFEGELPKDANTKICAWAPEVTEKQFNDLSRGSDPDEATIFIHVPTSHRSELQAAIVSLKAAENTLDIRGGATTDAGKEAKDAMETRLRDAERTKKALLKDIFSQIQVRLAGGQEVEGETLKDQIQNAGEIACQRLYHKFKIADDKGWAKVFERASKHADANALEAIGHNDDADKHPVCAEIKRFIGSMKPGKDIVDNFRQAPFGWSKDTIDGALLAMVAANILRAADNQERAVDAKKLDRSSITQTKFRPENVTLSKVQLIKVRGVISTLHEQTCNAGEEATNLPQAIINARNLARRAGGEAPLPMAPSTKLLTDLEMYSGNDQLQHVFDNKDQLLSDFADWQALADKVKARQARWSDFELALKYAKDLGIFSALDKERQAIIANRSLLDDPNPVDALLKQAVNGLRDTLTSRLNEYQQEHKACMLELEEDENWQKLDETKRNEFLKKRHLDKLPAVNVSDAAGVFDSLDEINFDQWSDKTAALPSIFDQVLKDAISELTPKVRYYKLNKPLIEDETQLQKWLDKVEKDLRAELAKGPVVPS, from the coding sequence ATGTTAAACCGTGAAATTTTTATAAACGACCCAATCAATAGTCGTTTAGCTAACAATGGTGTTGCACAAGTCAAGGACGATCACTCAAAAGCCGCGCTTGAAACACTCGAATACGAATTAAGAACCTTTGTGTGCGATGGGGCTTACGCTAAAGGTATGGATAGCATTTTAAGTCACTACTTAAGTGCGGTTAAAACCAATAGTGAACAACCTGGTGTGTGGATCAGTGGATTCTTTGGTTCTGGTAAGTCTCACTTAGCAAAAATGCTACGTACTTTATGGACTAACCAAACGCTAAATGATGGAAGCAATGCTCGTAGTGTTGTTGAACTACCTCCTCACATTGCCGCACATTTTGATGAGCTATCATCACTAGCCATTAATCACGGTGGTTTACATGCCGCATCAGGCACACTAGGTGCGGGTGTTCGTGACCAAGTGCGTATGGCATTTCTTGGCATTATCTTTAAATCTGTGGGTTTGCCAGAGCAGTATCATCTCGCACGTTTTGTTATGTGGCTAAAAGCAGAAGGCGTATTAGCTCAAGTACAGCAATACGTAAAAACTCACGCTAAAGCGAAAGACGGTGTCGATAGCTGGGACAAAGAGCTTAAAAACCTGCATGTATCTCCAATACTGCATACCGCCATATTAGACGCGATCCCAGGTTTTGCATCAGATGCCAAAGAAGTGCGTGAGATGCTTCGTTCTCAATACACAATTGTAAAAGACGTCACCAACGATGAAATGGTGTCAGCTTTAGTCGATGCAATATCTGTTGATGGTGAACTACCGTTAACCCTTGTCGTGCTTGATGAAGTACAGCAGTACATCAGTGATGATGCCCAGCGGGCATTTGATGTTCAAGAAGTGGTAGAAACCTGTAGTGGTGCAAGTGCATTAAAATCTAAATTACTGTTTATCGCCACAGGCCAAAGTGCCTTATCGGGTATGTCTAACTTGCAACGTTTATTAGGCCGTTTCCAGGTGCCGGTGCAACTTGAAGACACCGACGTGGATTCAGTGATCCGTAAAGTGATTCTGCAAAAGAAAAGCTCGGCAGAAGCACAAGTGCAAGCGGTTATTGATAACAACCTAGGTGAAATATCACGTCATTTGCGTGGTAGTACCATAGAACACAATAAAGACGATGAGAAATGGATGGTAAAAGACTATCCACTATTACCTGTCCGTCGTCGCTTTTGGGAGCGAATTCTTCCCGCACTAGATAAAACCGGTACCGGCTCTCAACTGCGCAATCAATTACGTGTGGTACATGAGGCTGTTAAAAATACCGCAGAAAAAGAGCTAGGTTATGTGGTCCCCGCAGATTTTATATACGATCAAATTGCGACTAATTTACTTCAAACCGGTGTGATATCAAAAGACATCTACGAAACCATCAGCCGTAAAAAAGCGGGTAATGGAGATGAGCAATTACAAGGCCGTTTATTATCTCTCATTTTACTGATCAGCAAGCTACCTAGTGATATTGAATATGGCATTCATTCAACGGTAGACAGCCTAGCGGATTTATTATTAGAAGATTTACAGCAAGATAAACACAAACTGCGCCCAATCGTACCCAAAATGTTGCAAGTGCTTGAGGATGAGCATTTGATCATGTCTATGGAAACCACTGTAGGGCAAGAGTACCGCTTACAAACGGTTGAAAGCCAAGCCTGGTACGATGAATTTCGCCGCCAGGAATCTGATTTAATCGGTAACCCACAAATGCTGGAGTCATACCGCTCTAAAGAACTGCAAACTTATGTACGTCAACAAATTGCTCAAGCACGCATTACCCAAGGCAGTGTTGCAGAGTCCCGCATGATCACGGCGATTTTTGAGGGTGAACTACCTAAAGATGCGAATACAAAAATCTGCGCTTGGGCACCTGAAGTAACAGAGAAACAGTTTAATGATTTATCTCGGGGTAGCGATCCTGATGAGGCAACCATTTTTATCCATGTGCCGACATCACACCGTAGTGAATTACAAGCGGCAATAGTCTCGCTTAAAGCGGCAGAGAACACGTTAGACATTCGTGGTGGTGCCACTACCGACGCAGGTAAAGAAGCTAAAGATGCCATGGAGACTCGTTTACGAGATGCCGAGAGAACTAAAAAGGCATTGCTGAAAGATATCTTCTCGCAAATTCAAGTTCGCTTAGCGGGTGGTCAAGAAGTTGAAGGCGAAACCCTAAAAGATCAAATTCAAAATGCCGGTGAAATAGCGTGCCAGCGTTTATACCATAAATTTAAAATAGCTGATGATAAAGGCTGGGCTAAAGTGTTTGAGCGTGCAAGTAAGCATGCTGATGCCAATGCACTCGAAGCTATTGGCCATAATGATGATGCCGACAAACACCCAGTATGCGCCGAAATAAAACGTTTTATTGGTTCAATGAAGCCAGGAAAAGATATTGTCGACAACTTCCGCCAAGCGCCTTTTGGTTGGAGTAAAGACACCATCGATGGTGCATTGCTTGCAATGGTCGCCGCCAATATTTTACGCGCCGCCGACAACCAAGAGAGAGCGGTAGATGCTAAAAAGTTAGATAGGTCTTCTATAACTCAAACAAAATTCCGCCCTGAAAATGTTACTTTATCAAAAGTACAGTTAATCAAGGTGCGTGGAGTCATTAGTACTTTGCATGAGCAAACATGCAATGCCGGTGAAGAAGCAACCAATCTACCGCAAGCCATTATTAATGCTCGTAACCTTGCTCGCCGTGCTGGTGGTGAAGCACCACTACCTATGGCGCCTAGTACTAAATTGCTCACTGATTTAGAGATGTATTCTGGTAACGACCAGTTACAACACGTGTTCGATAATAAAGATCAATTACTCAGCGACTTTGCTGATTGGCAAGCATTGGCTGATAAAGTTAAAGCTCGCCAAGCGCGTTGGAGTGATTTTGAACTTGCACTTAAGTATGCAAAAGATTTAGGTATCTTTAGTGCTTTAGATAAAGAGCGCCAAGCGATTATCGCTAATCGTAGTTTATTAGATGATCCAAATCCGGTGGATGCTTTACTCAAGCAAGCGGTTAATGGCTTACGCGACACGCTAACGAGTCGGTTAAACGAGTACCAGCAAGAGCATAAAGCTTGCATGCTCGAGCTTGAAGAAGATGAAAACTGGCAAAAACTCGATGAAACTAAACGCAATGAATTCTTAAAAAAACGTCATCTTGATAAGTTGCCTGCAGTCAATGTGAGTGATGCGGCTGGTGTATTTGACTCGCTCGATGAGATTAATTTTGATCAATGGAGTGATAAAACTGCCGCGCTACCGAGTATTTTCGACCAAGTACTTAAAGATGCCATCAGTGAGCTGACACCAAAAGTCAGGTATTACAAACTCAATAAGCCGTTAATCGAAGATGAAACCCAGCTACAAAAGTGGCTGGACAAAGTCGAAAAAGATTTACGTGCAGAGCTCGCCAAAGGACCAGTTGTGCCATCTTAA